In a genomic window of Hymenobacter chitinivorans DSM 11115:
- a CDS encoding murein L,D-transpeptidase catalytic domain family protein, translating to MEKPSVTQRKRLKIRARRLTRRVLPFVASLFMATPLAAPVARTTAAGMETKMPSAKAMQAAFFDQRMHDLYRDLQVEQQGLRYDVFEKAVTGYFNLKNDGKLSDKQLLTVIDFNLPSTEKRLWVLDLASKQVVFNTLVAHGHNSGENMATNFSNENESNMSSLGFYVTQSEYVGKHGRSLKLEGVDQGYNDNAQMRSVVMHGADYVSEDFIRQNGRLGRSLGCPALPMDQYAQIIDTVGNGTCLFLNGNDTTYSSKYLNPDVAQDVAMNTLLSTQS from the coding sequence ATGGAAAAGCCAAGTGTAACCCAGCGTAAACGACTCAAAATCCGGGCCCGTCGACTGACGCGCCGGGTGCTGCCGTTTGTGGCTTCGTTGTTTATGGCTACTCCGCTGGCCGCCCCCGTGGCCCGCACCACTGCCGCCGGTATGGAAACCAAGATGCCGTCGGCCAAAGCCATGCAGGCTGCCTTCTTCGACCAGCGCATGCACGACCTCTACCGCGACCTGCAGGTCGAGCAGCAGGGCCTGCGCTACGACGTATTCGAAAAGGCCGTAACGGGCTATTTCAACCTCAAAAACGACGGCAAGCTCAGCGACAAGCAGCTGCTGACCGTTATCGACTTCAACCTGCCTTCCACCGAAAAGCGCCTCTGGGTACTGGATCTGGCTTCGAAGCAGGTAGTATTTAACACCCTGGTGGCCCACGGCCACAACTCGGGCGAGAACATGGCCACGAACTTCTCCAACGAGAACGAGTCGAACATGAGTAGCCTGGGCTTCTACGTTACGCAGTCGGAGTACGTGGGCAAGCACGGCCGCTCGCTCAAGCTCGAAGGCGTGGACCAAGGCTATAATGACAATGCGCAAATGCGCTCCGTCGTCATGCACGGCGCCGACTACGTGAGCGAGGACTTCATTCGCCAGAACGGCCGCCTGGGCCGCAGCCTCGGCTGCCCCGCCCTGCCCATGGACCAGTACGCCCAGATTATCGACACCGTCGGCAACGGCACCTGCCTGTTTTTGAACGGCAACGACACGACGTACTCGTCGAAGTACCTGAATCCGGACGTGGCCCAGGATGTGGCTATGAACACGCTGCTGAGCACGCAAAGCTAA
- a CDS encoding Ldh family oxidoreductase: protein MTHIFPYNQLFTFTESVFLSLGCPAEDATLATEVLLSADLRGIDSHGVARLIGYVRLWEAGRINATPRVGIVHETPSTAVVDGDGGLGLVVAPKAMTIALEKARVAGTGWVSVKNSNHFGIAGYHAMKALAHDMIGMAMTNASPLVAPTYSLDRLLGTNPIAVAIPAGEQPDFVADFATTTAANGKLEIAQRKQIPVPEGWVQNADGSGSTDANAVKNGGALLPLGGETGSHKGYCLGSIVDIFSAVLSGANYGPWVPPFVAFLQPPADPVGQGIGHFFGAMRVDAFRPAAEFKAHMDNWISTFRNAQAVEGKQVIIPGDPERIMAQHRLLDGIPLLDPVINDLESVGKKFGVTL, encoded by the coding sequence ATGACTCATATCTTTCCCTATAACCAGCTTTTCACCTTCACCGAGTCTGTTTTTCTCAGCCTTGGCTGCCCGGCGGAAGACGCCACGCTGGCTACCGAAGTGCTGCTCTCGGCCGACCTGCGCGGTATCGACTCCCACGGCGTAGCCCGGCTTATCGGCTACGTGCGGCTCTGGGAAGCGGGCCGCATTAATGCCACGCCGCGGGTGGGCATCGTGCACGAAACGCCCAGCACGGCCGTGGTGGATGGCGACGGGGGCCTGGGCCTGGTGGTGGCGCCCAAGGCCATGACTATTGCCCTGGAAAAAGCCCGCGTGGCCGGCACCGGCTGGGTATCGGTCAAGAACTCCAACCACTTCGGCATTGCCGGCTACCACGCCATGAAGGCCCTGGCCCACGACATGATTGGTATGGCCATGACCAACGCCAGTCCGCTCGTGGCGCCCACCTATTCCCTGGACCGCCTGCTGGGTACCAACCCCATTGCGGTAGCCATTCCGGCCGGGGAGCAGCCCGATTTCGTCGCCGACTTTGCCACGACTACGGCCGCCAACGGTAAGCTCGAAATTGCCCAGCGCAAGCAGATTCCGGTGCCCGAAGGCTGGGTGCAGAACGCCGACGGCAGCGGCTCGACCGATGCCAACGCCGTGAAAAACGGCGGCGCCCTGCTCCCGCTCGGCGGCGAAACCGGCTCCCACAAGGGTTACTGCCTGGGCAGCATCGTGGACATATTCTCGGCGGTATTGTCGGGGGCCAACTACGGGCCTTGGGTGCCGCCCTTCGTGGCCTTCCTGCAGCCGCCGGCCGACCCGGTGGGCCAGGGCATCGGGCACTTCTTCGGGGCCATGCGGGTGGATGCCTTCCGGCCGGCCGCCGAGTTCAAGGCCCACATGGACAATTGGATCAGCACCTTCCGCAACGCCCAGGCCGTGGAAGGCAAGCAGGTAATTATTCCCGGCGACCCAGAGCGGATTATGGCCCAGCACCGCCTGCTCGACGGTATTCCGCTGCTGGACCCAGTAATTAACGACTTGGAAAGCGTCGGCAAGAAATTCGGTGTGACGCTGTAG